A region of the Kaistia geumhonensis genome:
TCACGCAGGATTCGGTGCCGATCGACCATCCGTTCTATTCCGCCGTGTCGTCGCTCTACTGGCGGCTGCCCGGCGGCGGTCGGCTCAGCTTCGTCGGCCTGCTGATGGTGGCAGTCTTCGTCATCGGCGCCATCGTCGCGCACCGGACGAAGTTCGGATCCTATGTCTATGCGCTCGGCGGCAATGCGACCTCGGCCTCGCTGATGGGCGTCCCGGTCGCGCGCACGACGGTAGAAATCTACACGCTGTCGAGCGTGCTCGCCTGCCTCGCGGGAATCGTCTTCTCGCTCTATACGTCTGCGGGCTATCCGCTGGCGGCGGTCGGCGTCGAGCTCGACGCTATCGGAGCGGTTGTGATCGGGGGAACCTTGCTTACGGGCGGTTACGGCTTCGTCTTCGGGACCTTTGTCGGCGTGATGCTGCTCGGGCTCGTGCAGACCTACATCATCTTCGACGGGACGCTGTCGAGCTGGTGGACCAAGATCGTGATCGGCTTCCTGCTGTTCCTGTTCATCGTCCTTCAGAGGCTCGTCTTTGCCGCGTCGGCCCGCGGCGACAGGGTGGCGGAGAAGGCCTGAGGTCCGTCCCATGACGTCGCGTGCAGCCGGATCGAAGCGTGTCACGGCCGGGCCAATGCCCGGCCTCGGCCTTTCATGCGCCGCGCCGGTCGAAGGTCGATCCTGCAAGAACGCCAGTCCTGAATGAGCGAGCCGGGCAGCCTCCTGCGCTCGCTTTCGGGCAAACCGGCGGCGCGCAATTTCCACACCTTCGTCATCAACGAGATCGGCGCCTCGATCGTCGCCGGCCGCTATCCGGTCGGCTCGATCCTGCCGAGCGACGCCGAGATGATGGCGAATTTCGGCGTGTCGCGTACCGTGCTGCGCGAGGCGCTGCGCACGCTGGAAGCCAAGGGCATGGTCGAGGCAAGGCCGAAGGTGGGCACCCGCGTCTCGCAGCGCAGCCGGTGGAACTTCTTCGACCAGCAGGTCCTCGCCTGGCATTTCGAAGCCGAGCTCGACGCGGACTTCGTCTCGGGCCTCTTCGATATCCGCGCCGCGCTTCAGGCACGCGCCGCCGACCTCGCCTCGCGCCGCCGCAATGCCGAGCAGATCCGCCTGCTCAAATACTGGGTCCACCAGATGGAACTCGCCGAGGACGACGCCGAGTCGCACGCGCTGGCCGAACTCGAGGTGCACCGGATCGGCGTCGAGGCGTCCGGCAACCCGCTGCTTCGCTCGTCGATCGGCCTCGTCGAACTGACACTGGCCCTGACGGCGATCGCCGGGCCCGACGAGGCGGCGCGCCGCGCCGCGCGCACGGCGCTCACGGGGCATTGCCAGGCGCTCGTCTCCGCCATCGAGAAAGGCGACAGCGCCGCCTCGGCCACGGCAATGGCCGAAGCGATCGCCACAGGACGCGACCGGGCCGTGACGGGACGGCGGCTCAGCCGTCCCTGAACGACACTTCAGCTCGCCAGTCGCGCCGCCGGCATGTCGATGGTAACGACGAGCCCGGTAGGCAGCCATTCACGGCTGAACGTGGCGTTGAGCTGCATCTGCACCACGCGTTCGGAAAGGCTCGTGCCGAAGCCGCTGCGCGTCGGCGGACCGGCGACACGCGGGCCCCCGGTTTCCCGCCAGACGAGCACAAAGCGGTCGTCCGTCGCGGCCGAGGCGACGCCGACGATGCCGCCATCGGTGGCGAGAGCACCGTATTTCACCGCGTTTGTGGCGAGTTCGTGCACGATGAGCGCGAGCGCGGTCGCCGCCTGGAGTCCGATCTCGCGATCGTCGCCGTCGACGACGATGCGCGAACGATCGGCGGCGTTATAGGGCTCGACGAGACGCGACAGCAGCCCCTGGACGGTCTGCGGCCCGGGCGTCGCCGAGGCCGGGCTGTGCGGCCGTACATAGTCATGCGCGGCCGCCAGCGCCTGGATCCGCGCCTGGACCGAAAGGGCGAACGGCCGCGACTCCGGCTGTGCGCGGGTCGG
Encoded here:
- the yjfF gene encoding galactofuranose ABC transporter, permease protein YjfF — translated: MNRSLRPLLATVIIFLIAYAAAVFQFPGLLSTRVLGNFLTDNAFLGIAAVGMTFVIISGGIDLSVGAVIGFTGVLVAVLITWLGWHPLAAFAAAFVVAAAFGAAMGLVIHYLEVPPFIVTLAGMFLARGGASVITQDSVPIDHPFYSAVSSLYWRLPGGGRLSFVGLLMVAVFVIGAIVAHRTKFGSYVYALGGNATSASLMGVPVARTTVEIYTLSSVLACLAGIVFSLYTSAGYPLAAVGVELDAIGAVVIGGTLLTGGYGFVFGTFVGVMLLGLVQTYIIFDGTLSSWWTKIVIGFLLFLFIVLQRLVFAASARGDRVAEKA
- a CDS encoding FadR/GntR family transcriptional regulator encodes the protein MSEPGSLLRSLSGKPAARNFHTFVINEIGASIVAGRYPVGSILPSDAEMMANFGVSRTVLREALRTLEAKGMVEARPKVGTRVSQRSRWNFFDQQVLAWHFEAELDADFVSGLFDIRAALQARAADLASRRRNAEQIRLLKYWVHQMELAEDDAESHALAELEVHRIGVEASGNPLLRSSIGLVELTLALTAIAGPDEAARRAARTALTGHCQALVSAIEKGDSAASATAMAEAIATGRDRAVTGRRLSRP